The Arachis ipaensis cultivar K30076 chromosome B10, Araip1.1, whole genome shotgun sequence DNA window AAGACGCGCCGTTCTGCCTAGAGCCGCCACGGGAAGGATCATCGTCGTCACcccacactacaaaaaaaagggttaaaacgacggttatttttgaaaaattacggCGGttagaaccgccattattaccgaaAATGGCGCCTCCAAGAAACGTCGTTATTCTGGGTgtcattctggttattacggtggttttcagaaaaccgccACAATTACCTGTGGATAAAACGGCAGTTTTTTTAGGGTTAAACTGGCGGTTTGTAACCGCCATTATTTCCGCATAAAATGACGGTTTTTGAACAGCCGCCATTTTTACCAGGATGTTGTTGCATCACTTCTATTTAAAATGGCGGTTAGAAACCACCGTTTTTACCATTATAACCGCCATTTTTACTAGGTTATAATGGCATCTTTTGTGTTTAAAATGATGGTTTCTAATCGCCGTTTTTACCAGGTTTTAATGGCATCTTTTgtgtttaaaatggcagtttttaaccgccgtttttaccaaaATATAATGGCATCATTTtcgtttaaaatggcagtttttaaCCGCTGTTTCTATTAGCGTATAATGGCGTCGTTTTCATTTAAAATGGGAGTTTCTAACCGCCGTTTGTACCTAATTATGATGAcaattttatactttttaaaataagattgaaaCCACCAATTTAAAGTGATATTTTCGAAACTCACTTAAAAATCTCGTAATAACCAAAAGGTATAGCCATAAATCAAACATCATAAGATGATTTTTAATTCATACATGATCCAAAAGTCATAATCCAAGTCATAATTGAAATGTCATAATCCAAAAACAAAGATCAAAGTAACATTTTTCAATAATACATCTTAACATATAATCCTTAATATACGTCTTAACATATCAAGCAAGGTCATGCTTCCTTGTTGCTTGCTCCAGAAGACCTGCTTCCTAACTCTTTTGGTGATGGAATCTCACTCTCCTGATCTAATCtctacaacaaaaatataattattatgagCACAAGAAATACAAGAAAAAGGCATATATTGATATACATTTTAGGTCTGATTTAatttataagaaaagaaaagaaaaaagaaagagaaaaaagagttTTAATGTTGAATAAAGAAAAATCAGCAATTCTAGCATTGTTACTTTTCTTCAGTACGATCTTGTCATGTTTATGTCTAATCCTAGTGTTCCATTTCATAAAAGAATTAGTAGCTACAACAAAGAACAAAGCTAGCAATActactaattatattaataataggAATCATAAGCAGCAACAAAAAATTCTATCgctataaaattatataaaagaaCACACATCTATTTAATTAACACTATTATTAGACATAATTAAACAGAGCATCAATATCAATACTTATATATTATTCTATACACATTAAATAGCATGCCAGAACCTGCTAACGGCATGCCTTTTCTCATAGTTCATGCATATAAGATTTTTCTTTCATTTGCTACTGATGAGAGTCAAATTTAAAGTTATAATAAGGGATGAATATAATACCAGCTGGCAGTTGCCTAaatgattataaaaaattattctgATCATATCTTAAAATAAAGTGAAATTTAACACATTTATCGTGTCTAATTACATAGCATTGATACAATAATGAAACCAATTTAAGATTATAGAGCTAACTACACATGAAAACTAATTAGCCTAAAAAAGGTGTTGTTTAACTAAGTATAAttattctctctcatattttaaatttcataCAATAATTTCATACACACAAGACAAAGTTTACTATCACTCTAGCATAAGCTAGTACTActactaattatattaataataagaAGCATAAGCAACAACAAAAAAACTATATCAATATTCAATATATTTCTTGCAatgtttttaatttatgaattaatcCATAAATAGTTATAGAATTATAACTTCCTAATCTAACAACATTCCATTAATGAATTGAGGAAGAATTTTCTTACtatgaaactaaaaaaaaaaacctgaagGAGataaagcaaagaaaaaaaaaaggataattgTATTTGTACTTGTGAAACTTGTTGAGTAGGGAACATTCCAGCCAATTGTATTGGAATTTTACCTCTTTTCTTAGAAGCAATATAGGAGACTAGCGCTTGCAATTGCGCTTTAACGGTATCCAACTCTTCTTGCACATTTGGACCGCAAGTAGATGATGTACCAGCATCATTTGAAGAACCTAAATTCATTTGACTAATCTTTGTAGTGTTGTTCTTGAAAGTAATTGTTGGAACAGCTCCCATACCTAAACCTCGAAAACGACTAGGGTGCTCTTTCCCAAAAACTACTCCAAGAGCATCAAGAGAAGAATTAACAATTGATTCCATCGGTTGTTGGCTGCTATGTGCTTCAATCTTCTCCTACACttataaaaagaaagagaaagaataaaaaaatagtattatcttataaaaaagaaagaaaaagaaatacaaacaTGTTATTTATTGCACTTTAGTCTTACCGCTATTTCTTTAACCTTTTCATTAACATAACTTCCATCTATTTTCTTGTGAGTGATGTCCCACATTTAAACCCTACTAGCTTCTTTTTTCGTCTCTTCCATCTAAAATTTAGGAAAAGTAGAAAGACTCGATAAAAAAAATAGCAGCCTACTAACTTAAATTAGATATACAGAAAATTAAGAGATGATGCATACATTATATTTGAGATAGATTAGATATGCATGCATTAATTGATTACCAATTCAGCCCTTCTTCTTGCAATTGATTTAGCACTTGAAGTATGAGGAATTATTTGTTTTTGCCGAATTTCTTGATTCCTCTTACAAAATTTGTGCAAGTTAAATTTGGACACAATTAAATAGAGGCAAACATGCATTCAACTCTATAggataaattttttgaaaatttagccgttgaGGGTATATtcgatgcaaatcgaaaatttttgggacaaaattgaaacaaaataaaatttaggagtatttttaaaatttttgccaaatttcaaagacaaaaaatatactttacccatttataaattttcgaaattagtaGAGACAAAAATCCCCTACCTGAAAGAATTTTGCCCCCATCGCCGCAAAAAAAAATTCTTAGAATCAGATTTTCATTCGGAATGATTTTCGCAGGAATCTCCATCCTTCAAAAAATTTTGCCATTTCTAATTATaccttaattattatttaataatatataGTATGcgctcatcataaaaatttaatattataaagaTTATTTATGTGACGTATACTTGGCATGtttctaaaaacaaaaatatttggtaactaaactaaactaataaaaaataatcagaacttattttattttaatatttattaattattataataattaataaaaattaaataaaataaattttgatttgttttttgTCTTTTTAGTATTATCACTCCGAAAAAATAATGCTTATGTGTCGTTGTTTATTTCGTTCTTTTCAAATTAAACAATGTATCCACAATCACaaaaattaattagtattatCGTCAATGAGATtgttaattaaaacaaaaacgatcttggtttttttatttaaaaataatggaAATTTGCTGTATGTACCCTTTTGAACCTGCACAcac harbors:
- the LOC110267870 gene encoding uncharacterized protein LOC110267870, yielding MWDITHKKIDGSYVNEKVKEIAEKIEAHSSQQPMESIVNSSLDALGVVFGKEHPSRFRGLGMGAVPTITFKNNTTKISQMNLGSSNDAGTSSTCGPNVQEELDTVKAQLQALVSYIASKKRGKIPIQLAGMFPTQQVSQRLDQESEIPSPKELGSRSSGASNKEA